From Pedobacter aquae:
CATTTTAAAACACATAAATGGGGCTTGCTTACAGATAGCTATCAGGGGAAATACCCATCAGATCATTTCCCTATATTGGTAGAAATTGGGTTTTGAGTAGGTGGTTAGTTTGTTAGGTGGTTAGTTTGTTAGGTGGTTAGTTTGTTAGGTGGTTAGATTGTTAGGTGGTTAGATGATATAGACAATATTAAATTACTTCCTAGAAGTTTATCCACTTGCTGTTTAAGCTCTGGTAAATCTCTACAAACTATAGTCCAGATTAATTCATCTGATATATTATCATAACTGTGAATTATTCTATTTCTGGTTCCAATGATATTCTTCGCATTCTGAAACTGGAAATTAGCATCCATTTTTATGATATGATTAACTGCTTCTCCAATAATTTCTAAATTTCGTTCAACGGCATTTCTAATTTTTTAATCTTTCTGATAGGCTTTAAAATCCTTTTGATCTGCAATAAATAGAAATATTTCATCAATACACTGCTGTATATCTAATAACCAAGTTCTGATTTTAATATCCACAAATCTTAACTTTTGTACTTTCTAGTTCTTGCTTAAAAATGCGATTTTTGATTCCTCTTTCTTCAAGTAAATCAATTTGCTTGGTTAAAATCTCTTCTATCTTCGTTTTTAGATTGAAATATAAATCAGTATACTTATATGGGTCTTGTTCATCAAAATCCACTACTAAATCTATATCTGACGATTCATTATAGTCATCTCGAATAACTGAGCCAAAAGCAAAAAGTGATTTTACTTTATTTACTTTGCAAAGTTCCCTAATCTGCTTTAGTTTAGACTTTTCTATATTCATACTCAAAAGTAAATCTTTAAAATACCATATTCAAAAATATCAGCATATACTATCAAATGCTGTACCCTTCATAGCATTTTCTAAATCCCATATTTCAGGTTCTTTCTACTCAGTACTTTTTACGCTTTACTTTCTACTCCCACAAACCTAAAACCCTACCCCTACACCAAGACCTACAGATTGTAATTTTACCGTTTCAATAAAATTAAACTGACTTAAATTTTGCTGTAAATACAAAGCTTGTATAAATAACCTACCTCCTTTTTTGGTGGTGATGATATAACCTAAACCTGCATCGTAAGTAAAACCTTGGTTATAGCCGTTAAAAACACGAGGCGAATATCCGGCGGCAGCCTTAACAAAAATATTATTCCCACTATCCTCATTTTTAAAGGGGAAAGCGTGTGCTTCTGCTAAAAAAGAAATGGTATTGTAATTACCTCCACCACTTCTGTCAATAGTATTAAAACTTGCAGTTGAAATTCCTGCACCAATACCAAAAAAGTTATTTTGCTTTCCAAAAATGGTTTTTATCCTAAATGCATTGATACCAGAAGTACCCAAAACCTCATTAATAGCTAAAGAATAAGAAACCTCAGTACGGTTAAAAAAGTTAAATCTTTTAGCCGATTGTATCTGTGCCGAAGCCGATACAGCTACTAAACTAAAGGCAATAAACATCCATATTTTTATCATTCTCATGTGCTTCTTAATTTTCGATTTAATATTAAACAATTTTTCTTAAAGCTTTGCTTTCATAAGTATAAATCCGCTTTTTTACATTATGTTTGCAAACCCAAAGTATCAAAGCTTGTTTAACTCAAGATGCTGAAACTCGACGAAATCAAAAAACCCATAGAAAAAGAAATTGATGCTTTTGAAGAGAAGTTTAAAACTTCTATGCAAAGCTCAGTTCCGCTTTTAGACCGCATTACGCATTATATTGTAAAGAGGAAGGGTAAGCAAATTCGTCCGATGTTTGTATTCTTTGCTGCCAATGTTTGCGGCGGCATAACCGAGTCTACTTACCGTGGTGCTGCTTTGGTAGAACTGCTACATACCGCAACATTAGTTCATGATGATGTGGTAGATAATTCTTTCGAAAGAAGAGGTTTTTTCTCTGTAAATGCCCTTTGGAAGAATAAAATTGCTGTTTTAGTTGGCGATTATCTCTTAGCCAAAGGCTTACAATTATCTGTAAACAACCAAGAATTTACCATCCTCAAAATTGTATCAGATGCAGTACAGCAAATGAGCGAGGGAGAACTACTTCAGGTAGAAAAAGTTCGCCGTATGGATATTAGTGAGGATGTTTATTATGAAGTTATCAGACAAAAAACAGCTTCCTTAATAGCCTCTTGTTGTGCGGCAGGTGCAGCATCAGCCGGTGCTACAGAAGAAACCATACAGCAAATGCATACTTTTGGAGAGAAAATTGGTATAGCTTTTCAAATTAAAGATGACTTATTTGATTTTGGTGTTGATGATGTGGGTAAACCAAAAGGTATAGATATTAAAGAGAAAAAGGTTACGCTTCCGCTGATATATGCCTTAAACAAAGCAGAAAAAACGGAGAAAAAGAGAATCATCAACTTGGTTAAAAACCACAATGATGACCCAGATAAGATTAACACCATCATTAATTTTGTTAGAAATAGTGGCGGTTTGGCTTACGCCGAGCAGCAAATGATGAACTATCAGGAAGAAGCTTTTAAAATTTTAGCTCAATTTCCTGCAAGTGAATCCTTAACAGGATTAGAAAATTTAGTACGTTTTACAACAGAAAGAAAGAAATAATACATGAGTAACGAAATTATATTTTTTGGCGCATTTGCCCTATTCATCATATTGATGTTGGCCCTTGATTTAGGTTTGTTTAATAAAAAAGACCAACCCGTATCTTTAAAGCAGGCCGGTATCATGAGTGCCATTTGGGTAAGCTGTGCAATAGGCTTTTATTTCTTTTTAAGGATACAAGGTCATATCCTTCATGATATTCAGGATGAAGCCCATTTGATAGAAGTGGTTCAAAAAAACCAACATAATATTGTCTTAAACGGCACTTCCTTTGAAGAAAACCTCATCAAATACAAAAACAATTTATCTCTTGAATTTATTACAGGCTATGTTATTGAGTACGCCCTTTCTGTAGATAATATTTTTGTAATGGTATTGATATTCTCTGCCTTCGGTGTAAAAGAAAAATATTACCACCGCGTATTGTTTTGGGGCATTTTAGGTGCCGTTATCATGCGTTTCCTGTTCATATTTATTGGCGCAACCCTCATCAGTAAATTCGGATGGATACTTTATCTTTTTGGAGCATTCTTAATTTACTCGGGTATTATGATGTTTATCAACCGCGAAGGAGACGATGAAATAGACCCCGAAAACCATAAAGTAGTAAAGCTAGCTTCTAAGTTTTTCCCCGTTTATCCAGATTTTGTTGGCAATAAATTCTTCCATAAAGTAGATGGTAAACAATACATCACTCCGCTATTTCTAGTTTTATTAATTATAGAGTTTACAGATGTAATTTTCGCGGTAGATTCTATCCCGGCTATATTTGCGGTAACAAAAGACCCATACATTGTATTTTTCTCTAACATATTTGCCATACTAGGCTTACGTTCTATGTTTTTCTTATTGGTAAATGTGATACATAAATTCCATTACTTAAAAACAGGTTTAGCCTTCTTATTGGTATTTATTGGTATTAAAATGCTTGGGCATCATTACCTAAAAGAATGGGGCTTTACAACAGCACATTCTTTATATATCATTATTGGTATACTGGTTATTAGCGTTGTTGCTTCTTTAGCATTTCCTAAAAGAGAAAAGACAATTTATTAGGTTGCTTTATGCTTAAGAAAGAGCGTTATCAAGAATTTGTAGCTTATTTTTCACAACATCAACCGCAGGCAGAAACAGAATTGCATTATAGCAATCCGTTTGAATTGCTTATTGCGGTTATCCTATCAGCACAATGTACAGATAAGCGTATCAACCAAATAACACCAAAACTTTTTGGGCGTTACCCAACACCAGAATCTTTAGCAACATCAACGGCAGAAGAAGTTTTTACTTATATACGCTCTGTTAGCTACCCCAACAATAAATCAAAACATTTGGTGGGTATGGCTAAAATTCTGGTAGAAGAGTTTGGCGGTATTGTACCAGAAGATGTAAAAGATTTACAGAAAATGCCAGGTGTTGGCCGTAAAACAGCCAATGTTATTGCATCGGTTATTTATAATGCCCCTACCATGGCGGTAGATACACATGTTTTCAGGGTATCTAATCGTTTAGGCTTAACATCAGCAGCAAAAACGCCTTTAGCTGTAGAAAAGCAATTAACCAAATACCTCCCTCAAGATAAAATACATATTGCACACCACTGGCTTATTTTACATGGCAGGTATGTTTGTATTGCTAGAAATCCAAAATGCGAGATTTGCCCTATCAGCTATTTCTGCAAATATTATGCTTTACAAAATACACCAGCTGCTTTGTTAAGAAAAGAACAAGCCGAATTGAAAAAAGCTGCACTAAAGAAAAAGCTAGCCAAGAAGAAACAAGTAGCTAAAGAGTTGAAAAAAAGAGCTATTAAATAATTTTCTATTCATTACATTTGAGAATAACAGAAATATTTTATATTTGCTAAAAAATTAGTATTATTGTTTTTCATATTCATTAAAAGATATACATGAGTGCCTCAAACGAAAAATTAAAAGCCCTACAGCTTACGCTGGATAAACTAGAAAAATCATACGGTAAAGGCACCGTAATGAAATTAGGAGATGCTGCAATAGAACCAATGGAAGCTATTTCTACAGGTTCTATTGGTTTAGATATAGCCCTAGGAATTGGAGGTTTACCAAAAGGTAGAGTTATAGAAATATACGGTCCAGAATCATCTGGTAAAACAACTTTAGCAACACATGTAATTGCAGAAGCACAAAAAGCTGGCGGTATAGCTGCTATAGTTGATGCTGAGCATGCCTTTGACCAATTTTACGCTAAAAAATTAGGTGTTGATATAGAAAACCTTTTAATCTCACAGCCAGATAATGGTGAGCAAGCCTTAGAAATTGCAGATAACTTAATTCGCTCTGGTGCAATTGATGTTATCGTGATTGACTCTGTTGCTGCCCTTGTACCCAAAGGAGAGATAGAAGGCGAAATGGGCGACTCTAAAATGGGCTTACAGGCTCGTTTAATGTCTCAAGCATTAAGAAAGTTAACAGGAACCATAAGTAAAACTAAGTGCTGCTGTATCTTCATCAACCAGTTAAGGGATAAAATTGGGGTGATGTTTGGTAACCCAGAAACTACTACAGGTGGTAACGCTTTGAAATTTTACGCTTCTGTACGTTTAGATATCAGAAGAATATCTCAGATAAAAGATAGCGACGAAGTTTCTGGTAACCGCGTTAAGGTTAAAATTGTTAAAAATAAGGTAGCTCCTCCTTTCCGTATTGCCGAGTTTGACATTATGTTTGGCGAAGGTATTTCTAAAGTGGGTGAAATTATTGACCTTGGCGTAGATTACGGTATTATTAAAAAAGCAGGTTCTTGGTTTAGCTACGGCGATACCAAATTGGGCCAAGGAAGAGACGGTGTTAAACAATTATTACACGATAACCCCGAACTTTCTGATGAACTAGAAGCTAAAATAAGAGCTGCTGTAACGGCTGCTCCCTTAGAAGAGAAAG
This genomic window contains:
- a CDS encoding HepT-like ribonuclease domain-containing protein; its protein translation is MRNAVERNLEIIGEAVNHIIKMDANFQFQNAKNIIGTRNRIIHSYDNISDELIWTIVCRDLPELKQQVDKLLGSNLILSISSNHLTI
- a CDS encoding nucleotidyltransferase family protein codes for the protein MNIEKSKLKQIRELCKVNKVKSLFAFGSVIRDDYNESSDIDLVVDFDEQDPYKYTDLYFNLKTKIEEILTKQIDLLEERGIKNRIFKQELESTKVKICGY
- a CDS encoding TerC family protein, whose translation is MSNEIIFFGAFALFIILMLALDLGLFNKKDQPVSLKQAGIMSAIWVSCAIGFYFFLRIQGHILHDIQDEAHLIEVVQKNQHNIVLNGTSFEENLIKYKNNLSLEFITGYVIEYALSVDNIFVMVLIFSAFGVKEKYYHRVLFWGILGAVIMRFLFIFIGATLISKFGWILYLFGAFLIYSGIMMFINREGDDEIDPENHKVVKLASKFFPVYPDFVGNKFFHKVDGKQYITPLFLVLLIIEFTDVIFAVDSIPAIFAVTKDPYIVFFSNIFAILGLRSMFFLLVNVIHKFHYLKTGLAFLLVFIGIKMLGHHYLKEWGFTTAHSLYIIIGILVISVVASLAFPKREKTIY
- the recA gene encoding recombinase RecA — its product is MSASNEKLKALQLTLDKLEKSYGKGTVMKLGDAAIEPMEAISTGSIGLDIALGIGGLPKGRVIEIYGPESSGKTTLATHVIAEAQKAGGIAAIVDAEHAFDQFYAKKLGVDIENLLISQPDNGEQALEIADNLIRSGAIDVIVIDSVAALVPKGEIEGEMGDSKMGLQARLMSQALRKLTGTISKTKCCCIFINQLRDKIGVMFGNPETTTGGNALKFYASVRLDIRRISQIKDSDEVSGNRVKVKIVKNKVAPPFRIAEFDIMFGEGISKVGEIIDLGVDYGIIKKAGSWFSYGDTKLGQGRDGVKQLLHDNPELSDELEAKIRAAVTAAPLEEKE
- the nth gene encoding endonuclease III, whose protein sequence is MLKKERYQEFVAYFSQHQPQAETELHYSNPFELLIAVILSAQCTDKRINQITPKLFGRYPTPESLATSTAEEVFTYIRSVSYPNNKSKHLVGMAKILVEEFGGIVPEDVKDLQKMPGVGRKTANVIASVIYNAPTMAVDTHVFRVSNRLGLTSAAKTPLAVEKQLTKYLPQDKIHIAHHWLILHGRYVCIARNPKCEICPISYFCKYYALQNTPAALLRKEQAELKKAALKKKLAKKKQVAKELKKRAIK
- a CDS encoding polyprenyl synthetase family protein; amino-acid sequence: MLKLDEIKKPIEKEIDAFEEKFKTSMQSSVPLLDRITHYIVKRKGKQIRPMFVFFAANVCGGITESTYRGAALVELLHTATLVHDDVVDNSFERRGFFSVNALWKNKIAVLVGDYLLAKGLQLSVNNQEFTILKIVSDAVQQMSEGELLQVEKVRRMDISEDVYYEVIRQKTASLIASCCAAGAASAGATEETIQQMHTFGEKIGIAFQIKDDLFDFGVDDVGKPKGIDIKEKKVTLPLIYALNKAEKTEKKRIINLVKNHNDDPDKINTIINFVRNSGGLAYAEQQMMNYQEEAFKILAQFPASESLTGLENLVRFTTERKK